From Plasmodium brasilianum strain Bolivian I chromosome 7, whole genome shotgun sequence, the proteins below share one genomic window:
- a CDS encoding mitochondrial-processing peptidase subunit beta, which translates to MLLLRKRVQSTIVWTHGGSIFSFARRNKTTQNLAQEIANQTITKVSELPNKLKIATVKNSCEIPTVGIWISSGSKYENKYNNGVAHFLEHMIFKGTRKRSRIQLEKEIENMGAHLNAYTAREQTGYYCKCFKEDIKWCIELLGDILTNSVFDENLIEMEKHVILREMEEVEKSKDEVIFDKLHMTAFRDHPLGYTILGPVENIKNMNRQEILNYIQKNYTSDRMVLCAVGNVEHEQIVKLAEQNFGHFKPQEKAILTKNNIDEKPFFCGSEIIVRDDDSGPSAHVAVAFEGVEWKSPDSITFMLMQCIIGSYKKNEEGIVPGKLSANRTVNNICNKMTIGCADYFTSFNTCYNNTGLFGFYVQCDELAVEHALGELMFGITSLSYSITDEEVELAKIQLKTQLISIFESSSTLAEEVSRQILVYGRKIPLAEFILRLNEIDTDEVKRVAWKYLHDRDIAVAAIGALHGMPQYIDLRQKTYWLRY; encoded by the coding sequence ATGCTCCTTCTCCGGAAAAGAGTGCAAAGTACCATTGTTTGGACCCACGGGGGGAGCATTTTCTCTTTTGCTCGAAGGAACAAAACAACACAAAACCTAGCGCAAGAAATAGCCAATCAGACAATTACAAAAGTTAGTGAATTACCGAATAAGCTAAAAATTGCTACAGTAAAAAATAGCTGTGAAATACCTACAGTAGGTATATGGATAAGTAGTGGGAGTAAATATGAAAACAAGTATAACAACGGTGTTGCACATTTTTTAGAGCATATGATATTCAAGGGAACACGTAAAAGAAGCAGAATACAGTTAGAAAAAGAGATAGAAAACATGGGAGCACATTTAAATGCATATACAGCTAGAGAACAGACGGGTTACTATTGCAAATGCTTTaaagaagatataaaatGGTGTATTGAACTGTTAGGGGATATACTAACGAATAGTGTATTtgatgaaaatttaatagaAATGGAAAAGCATGTAATACTAAGAGAGATGGAAGAAGTAGAGAAGTCAAAGGATGAAGtaatttttgataaattaCACATGACTGCTTTTAGAGATCATCCATTAGGATATACTATTTTAGGACCTgtggaaaatataaaaaatatgaacaggcaagaaattttaaattacatacagaaaaattatacatcCGATAGAATGGTTTTATGCGCAGTTGGAAATGTAGAACATGAACAGATTGTTAAGTTAGCTGAACAGAATTTTGGTCACTTCAAACCGCAGGAAAAAGCTATATtgacaaaaaataatatagatgAAAAACCATTCTTTTGCGGTTCCGAAATCATTGTTAGAGATGATGACTCAGGGCCAAGTGCACATGTAGCAGTTGCATTTGAAGGAGTAGAATGGAAATCACCTGACTCTATCACCTTCATGTTAATGCAATGTATAATTGGtagttacaaaaaaaatgaagagggTATAGTACCAGGTAAATTATCTGCTAACAGAactgttaataatatatgtaataagaTGACAATAGGATGTGCTGACTATTTTACTTCTTTCAATACATGTTATAATAACACAGGTCTATTTGGCTTTTATGTACAATGCGATGAGCTAGCTGTTGAGCATGCCCTTGGTGAATTAATGTTTGGTATTACTTCCTTAAGTTATAGTATTACAGATGAGGAAGTAGAGCTAGCCAAAATTCAATTAAAAACGCAGCTTATTAGTATATTTGAATCATCATCTACCTTAGCTGAAGAAGTGTCAAGACAGATATTAGTTTACGGAAGAAAAATTCCATTAGcagaatttattttaagatTAAATGAAATAGACACAGATGAAGTAAAGAGAGTTGCTTGGAAATACCTCCATGACCGCGATATAGCTGTTGCTGCCATAGGTGCATTGCATGGTATGCCTCAGTACATTGATCTACGCCAAAAAACCTACTGGTTGAGATATTAG
- a CDS encoding hypothetical protein (conserved Plasmodium protein), translating to MDDKLFFQNFENINEDSLPSPLIKHSDECKKFNRCRRNKNNDEDSLKGLSKPNEENKNNDKHYLCININRYNGQCYHIKIPIIDDIHFHFVIGESLIYLLNMYLQKRVISRSLYNKILFSFQLVSHTKWKKTIKEEKEEEKKEEKKEEKEEEKKEEKEEEKKDEKKDEKKEEKKEEKKEEKKEEKKEERIHDNYPSLCFFSSFIRICKDIAITDTLNELKESKENKWNIRGKLINSKKENNVQLLYVENAFLTHNKIVLHLPLLKIKSIDI from the exons ATGGATGAcaaacttttttttcaaaattttgaaaacatCAATGAAGATAGCTTACCATCACCATTAATAAAACACTCAGACGAATGTAAAAAGTTCAACAGATGTagaaggaataaaaataatgatgaagATTCACTCAAAGGGTTGAGCAAACCAAATGAAGAGAACAAAAACAATGATAAGCATTAtttgtgtataaatattaacagATATAATGGACAGTGctatcatataaaaataccaATCATTGATGATAttcatttccattttgttaTAGGGGAGTCCCTTATTTACCTTcttaatatgtatttacagAAAAGAGTTATAAGCAGGagcttatataataaaattcttttttcatttcaatTAGTAAGTCatacaaaatggaaaaaaacaataaaagaagaaaaagaagaagaaaaaaaagaagaaaaaaaagaagaaaaagaagaagaaaaaaaagaagaaaaagaagaagaaaaaaaagatgaaaaaaaagatgaaaaaaaagaagaaaaaaaagaagaaaaaaaagaagaaaaaaaagaagaaaaaaaagaagaaagaatACATGACAACTATCCCTCTTTGTGCTTTTTCTCATCGTTCATACGGATATGCAAAGacatt GCAATAACTGACACGTTAAATGAACTGAAGGAATCGAAAGAGAACAAATGGAACATAAGGGGAAAACTGATAAACtccaaaaaagaaaacaatgTACAACTATTGTACGTAGAAAATGCATTTCTCACCCATAATAAGATTGTGTTACATTTgcctttattaaaaattaagtcGATAGATATTTAG
- a CDS encoding tubulin delta chain, which translates to MTVLTIQVGQCGNQLGFAFFDIMYKHICASKNENFRNMLVNMYFDEECHYENNLFPVIEYDAYNYNKGRKCYIHENNNIPCLNNYIARCILIDMEPKVIEKCLYSNLSDKNCNDCSYTSKKSKKTKENYDHGQTERTTGGETGQKYVCGLEEYYEPVNNFVKIFNKDHKGCTGGEKSYNGSEVKQYSHSYGQYSEPDGSNNFPDEQFNLSEVQHNFPDGLYNGGEKKGRKIKSEYYINEWKYNNTNFVYGLNGSGNNWSYGFNVHAKNICEHFINLVNKEFEKNDMKESIDNILLFHSLAGGSGSGISSYISYMLKDEFPKINLFNICVLPYMFGEISVQSLNSILCLSSLYDVSDCLILFENDKFELMCKRINNENINTDEINKYISLFLAYTIGLPIDFTNLKNSNTYKYSNIMNCILADLCCHPNYKLLSTRYLPQVFKENMKFEQNSFNMLLKRMHKMVIKGSILDSDVTNTKGMIPMTESSNLDDYFARLPSRSLHKSDIFSRNIHIPIYLNEALSKSYVNREYNAIFLKKNAKSYSSKGQTSHRTHQAQHMHHLKNITEPLSGNNYTHNNIIFNCKMIMRGEINENINLDLFKNHVLYNNKSLHPMEVYIDESKHFSHNSLSMISNCLSPIPTLKKILQKAKMLYATNAYIYQYNNYGVTHDHVHNSLMSVEQIVNSYENLSCE; encoded by the coding sequence ATGACGGTGCTGACCATTCAAGTAGGACAATGCGGGAATCAACTCGGCTTTGCATTTTTCGACATAatgtacaaacatatatgtgcatcaaaaaatgaaaattttagaaatatgTTAGTTAATATGTATTTCGATGAGGAATGCCATTACGAAAACAACCTCTTTCCAGTCATTGAATATGatgcatataattataacaaaggaagaaaatgctacatacatgaaaataataacataccttgtttaaataattatattgcAAGGTGCATTTTAATTGATATGGAACCTAAAGTGATTGAAAAGTGCTTGTATTCAAATTTATCAGACAAAAATTGCAACGATTGTAGTTATACAagcaaaaaaagtaaaaaaacgAAGGAAAATTATGATCATGGTCAGACGGAAAGGACAACAGGAGGGGAGACGGGTCAGAAATATGTTTGCGGTCTTGAAGAATATTATGAACctgtaaataattttgtaaaaatatttaataaggaCCATAAGGGATGTACCGGGGGGGAGAAGTCTTATAATGGATCTGAAGTGAAGCAGTACAGCCACTCCTATGGGCAGTATAGTGAACCCGATGGGTCGAATAATTTCCCAGATGAGCAGTTTAATTTATCTGAAGTGCAGCATAATTTTCCGGATGGGCTATACAATgggggagaaaaaaaaggtagaAAAATCAAAAGTGAATATTATATCAACGAATGGAAATATAACAACACCAATTTTGTGTATGGCTTGAACGGGTCAGGAAATAATTGGTCATACGGTTTTAATGTTcatgcaaaaaatatttgtgaacattttattaatttagtaaataaagagttcgaaaaaaatgatatgaaAGAAAGtatagataatatattattgtttcaTAGTTTAGCAGGCGGTAGTGGAAGTGGTATCAGTTCGTATATATCGTACATGTTAAAAGATGAATTTCCCAAaatcaatttatttaatatatgcgTCCTTCCTTATATGTTTGGGGAAATTAGTGTACAGAGTTTGAATTCTATATTATGTTTGTCCTCCCTTTATGATGTGTCCGATTGTTTGATCCTTtttgaaaatgataaatttgaattaatgtgtaaaagaattaataatgaaaatataaatacagatgagattaataaatacattagCTTATTTTTAGCTTATACCATTGGGTTACCCATAGATTTtactaatttaaaaaatagcaatacgtataaatattcGAATATTATGAATTGCATATTGGCAGATCTGTGTTGTCATCCTaactataaattattatcaacACGTTATCTACCACAagtttttaaagaaaatatgaaatttgAACAAAATTCTTTTAACATGTTATTAAAGCGAATGCATAAAATGGTAATAAAGGGTAGTATACTAGACTCTGATGTGACGAATACCAAAGGTATGATACCAATGACTGAGTCGTCTAACTTGGATGACTACTTTGCTCGCTTGCCGTCCAGGAGTTTACATAAGAGCGATATTTTTTCCagaaatatacacatacctatatatttaaacGAGGCTCTTAGCAAGTCTTACGTGAATAGAGAGTATAAcgcaatatttttaaaaaaaaatgcaaaaagtTATTCGTCCAAAGGTCAAACCAGTCATCGCACACATCAGGCTCAACACATgcatcatttaaaaaatatcacaGAGCCCCTATCCGGAAACAATTACACtcataataatatcatttttaactGCAAAATGATAATGCGGGGAGAAATTAACGAAAATATTAATCTGGACTTATTTAAAAACCacgttttatataataacaaatcaTTACATCCGATGGAGGTATATATTGATGAAAGCAAACACTTTTCCCATAACAGTTTATCTATGATATCGAATTGCTTAAGTCCAATAccaactttaaaaaaaattttgcaaaaagCCAAAATGTTATATGCAACAAATGCGTATATTTATCAGTACAACAATTACGGTGTAACACATGACCATGTTCATAATTCTTTGATGTCCGTGGAGCAGATTGTTAACTCGTACGAAAATTTATCCTGTGAGTAG
- a CDS encoding hypothetical protein (conserved Plasmodium protein): MEDSDEEDNIQVIVFGNSTEANFDDFYRETELSKDENEGNKNNLNGNAYARKEAENEEQQDVNLETQVQIATKENKVFMKYDYTHEKPWAHHADKSMWFNYNLDENSFKDWVQKHIDRRIEQQQNYQIENADNIYDDNLKTSIFTQPRFEEDLLYSKNVKYRNAPNMQNMHNANNMKYAKNMKKKFLNSKNSMMNNFNNKDKLSSVVEESYFNKHPFKNEDGYRINLNKNPPNDRNTNNRNNFTQNYDHVHNSYNRGNSDIYMYSNGGANNSKLKNEETENLEQNEDLTQFQNFINFFKQNQEI; encoded by the exons ATGGAGGACAGCGATGAAGAAGATAACATACAA GTAATTGTGTTTGGAAATTCAACCGAAGCCAATTTTGATGATTTCTACAGGGAAACCGAATTAAGCAAAGACGAAAACGAAG GGAACAAAAATAATCTGAACGGCAATGCGTACGCGAGGAAGGAAGCGGAg AATGAGGAACAGCAGGATGTCAATTTGGAAACACAAGTACAAATAGctacaaaagaaaataaggTTTTCATGAAATATGACTACACTCATGAAAAGCCGTGGGCTCACCACGCAGACAAAAGTATGTGGTTCAATTATAATTTGGATGAAAATAGCTTCAAAGATTGGGTACAAAAACATATTGATAGGAGAATAGAGCAACAACAAAATTACCAAATTGAAAATGCCGATAATATTTATgatgataatttaaaaaccAGTATTTTCACTCAACCCCGTTTTGAGGAGGACTTACTATATTCGAAAAATGTCAAATACAGAAATGCGccaaatatgcaaaatatgcataatgctaataatatgaaatacgcaaaaaacatgaaaaaaaaatttttaaatagcaaaaatagtatgatgaataattttaacaataaaGACAAATTGTCCAGTGTGGTAGAAGAGAGTTATTTTAATAAGCACCCGTTTAAGAATGAAGACGGATAcagaattaatttaaataaaaatcctCCCAATGACCGTAATACAAACAACAGGAACAATTTTACTCAAAATTATGACCATGTTCATAATAGTTACAATCGTGGAAATAGTGACATTTACATGTACAGTAACGGAGGTGCCAACAacagtaaattaaaaaacgaAGAAACAGAGAACTTAGAACAAAACGAAGATTTAACGCAATTCCAAAATTtcattaacttttttaagCAAAACCAGGAAATTTAA